A section of the Oscarella lobularis chromosome 15, ooOscLobu1.1, whole genome shotgun sequence genome encodes:
- the LOC136195830 gene encoding uncharacterized protein, which translates to MWRLELDTLMWTLYDPDLTPPSDQYAAFSATVNECAAYYNTQNRRLWIYSTNLRQWSKVVSRGLAPQNSKSFATMNSMSNGSLLIYGGILNKSNSLWMATINDNVVPMTATWKQLCCDDDKKEKHPSHWTSTFWNDIFYVCFGSSKRIIFDPISKRRNYSWNYSWNIYFTEIGRGASKWHRKNMSWGSQRYYKHNWYPTAFGRLAVTVDQVDNTMSMADLTRKEYIMLEGYASMFPKKSQDLFGDYRMVGSKNSLLYLKYDHKNWLFPTNLYILDLKRCPTGMYSSDFSLYPCRQCPRGQYSDRGGSTHCTDCPPGLVTSSEGSTSARNCTCAIDTCIHGQCIIQSDHTTVCICDAGFSGKACATPTSYLIGMGVVVGVLLIVAFYYGIKRVRKQQRVVTYTRIELERAEKTVEELSNIWSVDNDKVDFRQRIGKGSYGDVWTVEYRDQIVAVKVLKIKAEDCTDEQLQDFRDESELLRSIFHANIVRFIGTGKTVENKPFIVLEYMERGSVRNELDNEYVDHPMELVLQVKYALHAAKGMRHLHSIDRMHRDLKCDNLLINVNGIVKVADLGCTKIAPKIDDDSGENVRGSRAVGTALFRAPEIFRGEAYNGAVDVYSYGITLWEIMTAKHPYVKKFDRGMMAGEILEQVVRCDLRPEFPVLCNDDLKKVAESCWNGNPLVRPTFEDIVQTLQKIWLQYALT; encoded by the exons ATGTGGAGGCTGGAGCTCGACACTCTTATGTGGACTTTGTATGATCCAGACCTGACGCCCCCTAGCGATCAATATGCGGCATTTTCAGCGACAGTGAATGAGTGTGCGGCATACTATAATACACAAAATAGACGTCTTTGGATTTActctacaaatctacgacaATGGTCAAAAGTTGTCTCCCGAGGACTGGCACCTCAAAATAGCAAGTCTTTCGCGACGATGAACTCGATGTCTAATGGATCGCTGCTTATTTACGGCGGCATTCTCAACAAATCTAACTCCTTATGGATGGCGACGATCAACGACAATGTCGTACCTATGACGGCAACGTGGAAACAACTTTGCTGCGATGACGACAAGAAGGAGAAGCATCCAAGTCACTGGACAAGCACATTTTGGAATGATATTTTTTACGTATGCTTCGGCTCATCaaaaagaataatttttGATCCCATTTCGAAAAGGAGGAATTACAGCTGGAATTACAGCTGGAATATCTATTTCACAGAAATTGGCAGAGGGGCTTCAAAGTGGCACAGGAAAAACATGTCTTGGGGATCACAACGATACTATAAACACAACTGGTATCCAACGGCATTTGGACGACTTGCTGTCACGGTAGACCAAGTGGACAACACAATGAGTATGGCAGATCTCACGCGGAAGGAATACATTATGTTAGAAGGATACGCAAGTATGTTTCCGAAAAAATCACAGGACCTCTTTGGCGATTATCGAATGGTCGGTAGCAAAAACTCATTGCTCTATTTAAAATATGATCACAAAAATTGGCTTTTTCCCACGAACTTGTACATCTTGGACCTGAAGAGGTGCCCCACGGGAATGTACAGTTCGGATTTCAGTCTCTATCCTTGTCGCCAATGTCCCAGAGGGCAGTACAGCGATCGAGGCGGTTCCACTCACTGTACCGATTGTCCACCAGGTCTTGTAACAAGCTCGGAGGGCTCAACATCTGCTCGTAATTGTACATGTGCGATCGACACTTGCATTCACGGACAATGCATCATTCAAAGCGACCATACGACAGTCTGCATTTGCGATGCAGGATTCAGTGGAAAAGCCTGCGCAACACCGACTTCCTATCTAATCGGTATGGGAGTAGTAGTCGGAGTTCTACTCATCGTTGCATTCTATTACGGCATCAAACGCGTCCGAAAACAACAAAGAGTAGTCACGTACACGAGAATCGAATTGGAGAGAGCCGAGAAAACTGTagaagagctttcgaacATATGGTCAGTGGACAACGACAAAGTTGACTTTCGACAAAGAATCGGAAAAGGATCGTATGGCGACGTGTGGACCGTCGAATATCGAGATCAAATCGTTGCCGTCAAAGTTCTCAAGATTAAAGCCGAAGATTGCACGGACGAACAACTGCAAGATTttcgagacgaaagcgaattaCTTCGATCAATTTTCCACGCCAACATCGTTCGTTTCATAGGCACGGGGAAAACGGTCGAGAACAAACCGTTCATCGTTTTGGAATACATGGAACGAGGCTCGGTGCGAAACGAGTTAGACAATGAGTACGTCGATCATCCAATGGAACTCGTGCTTCAAGTCAAGTACGCCCTACATGCGGCGAAAGGAATGCGTCATCTGCACAGCATCGATAGGATGCATCGCGATCTCAAATGCGATAACCTTCTCATCAATGTCAACGGAATCGtcaaagtcgccgatttggGTTGCACTAAAATTGCACCGAAGATCGACGATGACAGCGGTGAGAACGTTCGAGGTTCGCGCGCCGTGGGTACGGCACTTTTCAGGGCTCCCGAAATATTTCGCGGCGAGGCTTACAACGGCGCGGTCGACGTCTACAGCTACGGAATTACGTTGTGGGAAATCATGACAGCTAAGCATCCGTATGTCAAAAAATTCGATCGAGGAATGATGGCCGGGGAGATTTTGGAACAAGTCGTTCGCTGCGATCTAAGACCAGAGTTTCCTGTTCTCTGTAatgacgatttgaaaaaagtgGCCGAATCGTGCTGGAATGGGAATCCGTTGGTACGACCAACGTTTGAAGATATCGTTCAAACACTTCAAAAAATCTGGTTGCAATATG CGCTGACGTGA